A section of the Kribbella sp. HUAS MG21 genome encodes:
- a CDS encoding sigma-70 family RNA polymerase sigma factor, with translation MEQLLRELAPQVLGFLARRHGQFDLCEDAVQEALLAAATQWPVDGVPANPRGWLITVATRRLTDAFRSENARRRREDSVAAMAGPEELVAPGADVDEAPDTDDTLTLLFLCCHPAVTPASQVALTLRAVGGLTTAEIARAFMVPEATMAPRISRAKKSIKAAGSRFAMPPEEERADRLRVVLQVLYLIFNEGYTASSGEQLQRVELTAEAIRLARMLRTALPDDGEVAGLLALMLLTDSRRAARTTPDGGLVPIDEQDRSLWDRAQITEGADLILHTLQQGDVGPYQLQAAIAAVHAEAPSAEETDWRQIHALYLVLEKLAPNPMVTLNRAIALAQVEGPQAGLDLLVTIENDKNITETHRLDAVRAHLYERAGDAAKAHEHYLTAARRTTSLPEQRYLQAKADAITG, from the coding sequence GTGGAGCAACTGTTGCGGGAGCTCGCGCCGCAGGTGCTGGGCTTCCTGGCGCGCCGGCACGGGCAGTTCGACCTGTGCGAGGACGCCGTACAGGAGGCGTTGCTGGCGGCGGCGACGCAGTGGCCGGTGGACGGCGTACCGGCGAATCCGCGCGGCTGGCTGATCACGGTCGCGACGCGCCGGCTGACCGACGCGTTCCGCAGCGAGAACGCGCGGCGGCGGCGCGAGGACAGCGTCGCGGCAATGGCCGGACCGGAGGAGTTGGTTGCCCCAGGCGCCGATGTCGACGAGGCGCCGGACACCGACGACACGCTGACCTTGCTGTTCCTGTGCTGTCATCCGGCGGTGACGCCCGCCTCGCAGGTGGCGCTGACGCTGCGGGCGGTCGGCGGTCTGACCACGGCGGAGATCGCCCGGGCGTTCATGGTGCCGGAGGCAACGATGGCGCCGCGGATCAGCCGGGCGAAGAAGAGCATCAAGGCGGCCGGCAGCCGGTTCGCGATGCCGCCCGAGGAGGAGCGCGCGGACCGGCTCCGCGTCGTCCTGCAGGTGCTCTACCTGATCTTCAACGAGGGCTACACGGCCAGCTCGGGCGAACAGTTGCAGCGCGTCGAGCTCACGGCCGAGGCGATCCGGCTGGCCCGGATGCTGCGCACCGCGCTGCCGGACGACGGCGAGGTCGCCGGGCTGCTCGCGTTGATGCTGCTGACCGACTCGCGCCGTGCCGCGCGGACGACGCCCGACGGCGGGCTGGTGCCGATCGACGAGCAGGACCGGTCACTGTGGGACCGCGCGCAGATCACCGAGGGCGCCGACCTGATCCTGCACACGCTGCAGCAGGGGGACGTGGGGCCGTACCAGCTCCAGGCCGCGATCGCCGCCGTGCACGCGGAGGCGCCGAGTGCGGAGGAGACGGACTGGCGGCAGATCCACGCGCTGTACCTGGTGCTGGAGAAGCTCGCGCCGAACCCGATGGTCACGCTCAACCGCGCGATCGCCCTCGCCCAGGTCGAGGGACCGCAGGCCGGCCTCGACCTGCTGGTGACCATCGAGAACGACAAGAACATCACCGAGACTCATCGTCTCGACGCCGTTCGCGCACACCTCTACGAGCGCGCCGGCGACGCCGCCAAGGCCCACGAGCACTACCTGACCGCGGCCCGCCGTACGACGAGCCTCCCGGAGCAGCGGTACTTGCAGGCGAAGGCCGACGCGATCACGGGATGA
- a CDS encoding acyl-CoA dehydrogenase family protein → MSLQERTRRDAIGVGVALLNKLARSRAIDRFGLRKPAERAVFEATKTGFRTAGALSRRFTAASKLTAPSRLPAARRTGRFDLTPTEDQELMVGVVREFADEVLRPAAAAADTACTTDAKVLESSAELGLSLIEVPEELGGIVTERSAMTGVLVAEALAYGDMGQAVACLAPSAVSTAISLWGDETQQATYLPAFTGSSVPAAALALLEPHVLFDPFELRTRSTGGLLNGVKSLVPRAAEAELFVIGAQTDAGPQLFVVEPDHPGVTIEAEPSMGLRAASLSRVILTDVPATPLGSVEDYAECVRLSRLGWCALALGTARAVLDYVTPYVNTREAFGEPISHRQSVAFMVANIGIELEGMKLVTYRAGSRATQGLPYAREVALARRLCAEKGMQIGTDGVQLLGGHGFVKEHPVERWYRDLRAIGVMEGAVLV, encoded by the coding sequence ATGAGCCTTCAGGAGCGGACCAGGCGGGACGCGATCGGGGTCGGCGTCGCGCTGCTGAACAAGCTGGCGCGATCCCGGGCGATCGACCGGTTCGGGTTGCGGAAGCCGGCCGAGCGGGCGGTGTTCGAGGCGACCAAGACCGGATTCCGGACGGCGGGCGCGCTGTCGCGGCGGTTCACCGCGGCGTCGAAGCTGACCGCGCCGTCCCGGCTGCCGGCGGCGCGGCGGACCGGACGGTTCGACCTGACGCCGACCGAGGACCAGGAGCTGATGGTCGGCGTCGTCCGCGAGTTCGCCGACGAGGTGCTGCGTCCCGCTGCCGCCGCCGCGGACACCGCGTGTACGACGGACGCGAAGGTGCTGGAGTCGTCGGCGGAGCTCGGCCTGAGCCTCATCGAGGTGCCCGAGGAGCTCGGCGGTATCGTCACCGAGCGCTCCGCGATGACCGGCGTACTCGTGGCCGAAGCGCTCGCGTACGGCGACATGGGACAGGCGGTCGCGTGCCTGGCGCCGTCCGCGGTGAGTACGGCGATCTCGTTGTGGGGCGACGAGACGCAGCAGGCGACGTACCTGCCGGCCTTCACCGGGTCGTCGGTGCCTGCGGCCGCGCTGGCGCTGCTGGAGCCGCATGTGCTGTTCGATCCCTTCGAGCTGCGGACGCGGTCCACGGGCGGGCTGCTGAACGGTGTGAAGTCGCTGGTGCCGCGGGCGGCCGAGGCGGAGCTGTTCGTGATCGGCGCGCAGACCGATGCGGGGCCGCAGTTGTTCGTGGTCGAGCCGGATCATCCGGGTGTGACGATCGAGGCCGAGCCGTCGATGGGCCTGCGCGCCGCGTCGCTGAGCCGGGTGATCCTGACCGACGTCCCGGCGACGCCGCTCGGGTCGGTCGAGGACTACGCCGAGTGCGTGCGGTTGTCGCGGCTCGGGTGGTGCGCGCTGGCGCTGGGGACCGCGCGGGCGGTGCTCGACTACGTCACGCCGTACGTGAACACCCGGGAGGCGTTCGGTGAGCCGATCAGTCACCGGCAGTCGGTGGCGTTCATGGTGGCGAACATCGGCATCGAGCTGGAGGGGATGAAGCTGGTCACGTACCGGGCAGGGTCGCGTGCCACCCAAGGGCTTCCGTACGCCCGGGAGGTCGCGCTGGCGCGGCGGCTCTGTGCCGAGAAGGGCATGCAGATCGGGACGGACGGCGTACAGCTGCTCGGCGGGCACGGGTTCGTGAAGGAGCATCCGGTGGAGCGGTGGTACCGCGACCTGCGGGCGATCGGCGTAATGGAAGGTGCGGTGCTCGTATGA
- a CDS encoding methyltransferase domain-containing protein — protein MDRTNALVERLFRNAGAALELYAVYLGERLGLYKALAEHGPATSVELAERTGTAERYIREWLEHHAVSELLDVDDTTAAPTERRYTLPPEYVPVLAEPDDANYHGYKGVELARAARMLPELVEAYRTGGAPPPLPWGPEGRADPNRASYLNLLGKEWLPAIPEINERLRADPPARVADFACGTGWSSIAMARAYPRITVQGVDLDEAAIAAGTQHAAEAGLSDRVSFAVADVAAQRGQFDLVTILEALHDMPRPVEALRTARQMLAPGGTVLIADELVEDEFTAPASEVERYHYGWSLMSCLPSAMGDPETAATGAVMRPATLRRYATEAGFRETQVLPFQTTYFRFYRLIP, from the coding sequence ATGGACCGGACCAACGCACTCGTAGAGCGGCTCTTCCGGAACGCCGGCGCGGCCCTCGAGCTGTACGCCGTCTACCTCGGCGAACGCCTCGGCCTGTACAAGGCGCTCGCCGAGCACGGCCCCGCGACATCCGTCGAGCTGGCGGAGCGGACCGGTACGGCGGAGCGTTACATCCGCGAGTGGCTCGAGCACCACGCGGTCAGCGAGCTGCTCGACGTCGACGACACCACGGCGGCGCCCACCGAACGGCGGTACACGCTGCCGCCGGAGTACGTCCCGGTCCTCGCCGAGCCGGACGACGCCAACTACCACGGCTACAAGGGCGTCGAGCTCGCACGGGCCGCGCGGATGCTGCCCGAGCTGGTCGAGGCGTACCGGACCGGCGGCGCACCCCCGCCGCTGCCCTGGGGACCCGAGGGACGCGCGGATCCCAACCGGGCGAGCTATCTGAACCTGCTGGGCAAGGAGTGGCTGCCCGCCATTCCGGAGATAAACGAGCGGCTGCGCGCCGATCCGCCGGCCCGGGTCGCGGACTTCGCCTGCGGCACCGGCTGGTCCTCGATCGCGATGGCCCGGGCGTACCCGCGGATCACCGTGCAGGGCGTCGACCTCGACGAGGCCGCGATCGCCGCCGGCACCCAGCATGCGGCAGAGGCCGGGCTGTCGGACCGGGTCAGCTTCGCGGTCGCGGACGTGGCCGCCCAGCGCGGGCAGTTCGACCTGGTGACGATCCTCGAGGCGCTGCACGACATGCCGCGGCCGGTCGAGGCGCTGCGCACCGCGCGGCAGATGCTGGCGCCCGGCGGGACGGTGCTGATCGCGGACGAGCTCGTCGAGGACGAGTTCACCGCGCCCGCCTCCGAGGTGGAGCGCTACCACTACGGCTGGAGCCTGATGTCCTGCCTGCCGAGCGCGATGGGTGATCCGGAGACGGCGGCGACCGGCGCGGTGATGCGGCCGGCGACGCTCCGCCGGTACGCCACCGAGGCAGGGTTCCGGGAGACGCAGGTGCTCCCGTTCCAGACGACGTACTTCCGGTTCTACCGGCTCATCCCGTGA
- a CDS encoding Gfo/Idh/MocA family oxidoreductase, with product MSDPVRVAVVGAGAIARACHLPALRSMAAAVEVVALCDVDLEAARRLADEWNIPRHYAGIDQLLADASPDLVIVSTPPSAHRAPVTAALDAGAWVWCEKPPALSLAEYDDIALHERAGGPYVSYVFQHRFGSAARRLRELIATGTLGSPLVALCNTLWYRSHEYFEVPWRGRWDTEGGGPTMGHGIHQIDLMLSLLGDWNEVVAAAATLDRKTETEDVSFAIVRFESGAIASVTNSLLSPRETSSLRFDFTHATVEVEHLYGYNNANWRWTPSASADPVAAAAWQPTEDVASSHAAQLRRLLDNYRRGERPEASGADGRRVLEFVAGLYQSAFEGRPVRRSELGSSNPFYRSMAGGSAAEFTDLLKLTKGEAHVQY from the coding sequence GTGTCTGACCCTGTCCGAGTAGCCGTCGTCGGAGCCGGCGCGATCGCGAGAGCGTGCCATCTGCCGGCCCTGCGATCGATGGCTGCCGCCGTCGAGGTCGTCGCGCTGTGCGATGTCGATCTCGAGGCCGCGCGTCGGTTGGCCGACGAGTGGAACATTCCGCGGCACTACGCCGGCATCGACCAACTGCTGGCCGACGCGTCGCCCGACCTGGTGATCGTGTCCACGCCACCGTCGGCGCACCGTGCGCCGGTGACAGCTGCGCTCGATGCGGGAGCGTGGGTGTGGTGCGAGAAACCGCCGGCGTTGTCATTGGCGGAGTACGACGACATCGCGCTGCATGAGCGGGCGGGCGGGCCTTATGTGAGTTACGTCTTCCAGCACCGCTTCGGCTCGGCGGCGCGACGGCTTCGAGAGCTGATCGCCACAGGGACGCTCGGCAGTCCGCTCGTTGCCTTGTGCAACACTCTCTGGTACCGGTCGCACGAGTACTTCGAAGTGCCGTGGCGCGGGCGCTGGGACACCGAGGGCGGCGGGCCCACGATGGGTCATGGGATCCATCAGATCGATCTGATGCTCTCACTGCTCGGCGACTGGAACGAGGTGGTGGCGGCTGCCGCGACGCTCGACCGCAAGACCGAGACGGAGGATGTCTCGTTCGCGATCGTGAGATTCGAGTCCGGCGCGATCGCGTCGGTGACGAACAGTCTCCTCTCGCCGCGAGAGACCAGCTCACTGCGGTTCGACTTCACCCACGCGACTGTCGAGGTCGAACACCTGTACGGCTACAACAACGCGAACTGGCGGTGGACGCCTTCGGCTTCAGCCGATCCGGTCGCAGCCGCTGCTTGGCAGCCGACCGAGGACGTAGCCAGTTCTCATGCGGCTCAGCTGCGGCGGTTGCTCGACAATTACCGGCGCGGGGAACGTCCTGAGGCCAGTGGCGCCGACGGCCGGCGAGTGCTCGAGTTCGTCGCCGGGCTCTACCAGTCGGCCTTCGAGGGTCGGCCCGTTCGACGATCGGAGCTCGGCTCCTCGAACCCCTTCTACCGATCCATGGCCGGTGGCTCCGCCGCCGAGTTCACCGACCTGCTCAAGCTGACCAAGGGAGAAGCGCATGTCCAGTACTGA
- a CDS encoding NAD(P)/FAD-dependent oxidoreductase, whose amino-acid sequence MLPRSVDAVVIGSGPNGLVSAITLADAGWDVLVLEAADRFGGAVRSTEEGGWISDRFSSNYPLGVASPVLRALELEKFGLKWAHAPLPLVHLLDENGTAAAIHPDPEDTAKSLGAEHPGDGDAWLRLYQQYVSIREPLLNALLTTWPPVVPGVKLARKLGSMGELLRFARFMAMPMHRMGQELFAGRHGPAILAGNSLHADAPLSGAVSGTMGWLLAMLAQDVGYPVAASGSSMLSGALVRRAERAGALLVADTPVTGVDVAGGRATAVRTASGETVTVERAVIADTSAPVLYGDLLPEALIPGGLRRDLDERFEWDYPTVKLNFRLSGPIPWLSSEARSAGVVHLGGTADELVHLSADLDTGRVPSQPFLLIGQTTKSDPSRSPEGTEAVWAYAHLPRGVADDASAEKLAGRMERAIERFAPGFGDLVVARDLQRPSALESGNAALGLGAVGGGTMQLQQQLIFRPTIGLGSARTFVDGLYLGSSAIHPGGGVHGACGHLAARTALRDASLLGPLTRKLPAATLRHLQR is encoded by the coding sequence ATGCTGCCGCGCAGTGTTGACGCCGTCGTGATCGGTTCCGGGCCGAACGGGTTGGTGAGCGCGATCACGCTCGCCGACGCGGGCTGGGACGTCCTGGTGCTGGAGGCCGCCGACCGGTTCGGCGGCGCGGTCCGGTCGACCGAGGAGGGCGGCTGGATCAGCGATCGTTTCAGTTCGAACTACCCGCTCGGCGTCGCGTCGCCGGTGCTCCGCGCGCTGGAGCTGGAGAAGTTCGGCCTGAAATGGGCGCACGCGCCGCTGCCGCTGGTGCACCTGCTCGACGAGAACGGTACGGCCGCCGCGATCCACCCGGACCCCGAGGACACCGCGAAGTCCCTCGGCGCCGAGCACCCGGGCGACGGTGACGCGTGGTTGCGGCTGTACCAGCAGTACGTGTCGATCCGCGAGCCGTTGCTGAACGCGCTGCTCACCACCTGGCCGCCGGTCGTGCCGGGCGTGAAGCTGGCCCGCAAGCTCGGGTCGATGGGGGAGTTGCTGCGGTTCGCGCGGTTCATGGCGATGCCGATGCACCGGATGGGGCAGGAGCTGTTCGCCGGCCGGCACGGTCCGGCGATCCTCGCCGGGAACTCGCTGCACGCGGACGCGCCGCTGTCGGGTGCCGTCAGCGGGACGATGGGCTGGCTGCTCGCGATGCTGGCGCAGGACGTCGGCTACCCGGTAGCGGCGAGCGGTTCGTCGATGTTGTCCGGAGCGCTGGTACGACGTGCCGAGCGCGCCGGTGCGCTGCTGGTCGCGGATACGCCGGTCACCGGTGTGGACGTCGCCGGCGGCCGCGCGACCGCCGTACGGACGGCCTCCGGTGAGACCGTGACCGTCGAGCGGGCCGTGATCGCGGACACGTCCGCGCCGGTCCTGTACGGCGATTTGTTGCCGGAGGCACTCATTCCGGGCGGGCTGCGGCGAGATCTGGACGAGCGGTTCGAGTGGGACTACCCGACCGTCAAGCTGAACTTCCGGCTGAGTGGCCCGATCCCGTGGCTGTCGTCGGAGGCGCGCTCGGCCGGCGTGGTGCACCTCGGCGGGACGGCCGACGAGCTGGTGCACCTGTCCGCGGACCTGGACACCGGGCGGGTGCCGTCGCAGCCGTTCCTGCTGATCGGGCAGACCACGAAGTCGGACCCGTCGCGGTCGCCGGAGGGCACCGAGGCGGTCTGGGCCTACGCGCACCTGCCGCGCGGGGTCGCGGACGACGCGTCGGCGGAGAAGCTGGCCGGCCGGATGGAACGCGCGATCGAGCGGTTCGCGCCGGGCTTCGGCGACCTGGTCGTCGCCCGGGACCTGCAGCGTCCGTCGGCGCTGGAGTCGGGGAATGCCGCGCTCGGGCTCGGCGCGGTCGGCGGCGGCACGATGCAGCTCCAGCAGCAGCTGATCTTCCGGCCGACGATCGGCCTGGGCAGCGCCCGGACCTTCGTCGACGGCCTCTACCTGGGCAGCTCCGCCATCCATCCCGGCGGCGGAGTCCACGGCGCCTGCGGCCACCTGGCCGCCCGCACCGCCCTCCGCGACGCCTCCCTCCTGGGCCCCCTCACCCGCAAACTCCCAGCCGCCACGTTGCGCCACCTCCAGCGGTGA
- a CDS encoding PmoA family protein yields MSSTDVLSVREDDKTLSISYGASELGRYVFLHDDAQYEAPKPYLHPVRSLSGEVLTSFRPWDHRWHKGLQMTWSHVSGQNFWGGPTFSPEHGYRNAGNVGRIDHSGFTDVSCTGDQVVVDEELSWITATGETWIHERRRHTFGDVDRSRGLWSLTFDTELRNVAGRSLDFGSPTTHGRPQAGYTGLFWRGPRSWTGGRVLRPARAGDDDMMGRTAPWIAYASEYDERDGGGTVLAVAGNSSAPVPLKWFVRREPFACIAPSPSFDEEIVLADNQTLVLRHRFVFIDRLCDQDELEALGEEFAL; encoded by the coding sequence ATGTCCAGTACTGACGTTCTGTCCGTTCGGGAGGACGACAAGACGCTCAGCATCAGCTACGGAGCCAGCGAACTCGGTCGGTACGTCTTCCTCCACGACGACGCGCAGTACGAGGCGCCGAAGCCGTACCTGCACCCGGTCCGCAGCCTCAGCGGAGAGGTACTGACGAGCTTCCGCCCCTGGGACCACCGGTGGCACAAGGGACTGCAGATGACCTGGTCCCACGTGTCCGGGCAGAACTTCTGGGGCGGCCCAACGTTCTCACCCGAACACGGCTATCGGAACGCCGGAAACGTCGGCCGGATCGACCACTCCGGCTTCACCGACGTCAGCTGCACCGGTGACCAGGTCGTCGTCGACGAAGAGCTGTCCTGGATCACCGCCACCGGTGAGACCTGGATCCACGAACGTCGGCGGCACACGTTCGGTGACGTCGACCGTTCTCGGGGCCTGTGGTCCTTGACCTTCGACACCGAGCTGCGGAATGTCGCCGGACGATCGCTCGACTTCGGCAGCCCGACGACCCACGGACGCCCGCAAGCCGGGTACACCGGGCTGTTCTGGCGTGGACCGCGTTCCTGGACCGGCGGCCGGGTGCTGCGGCCGGCGCGGGCCGGCGACGACGACATGATGGGGCGTACCGCGCCATGGATTGCGTACGCCTCCGAGTACGACGAGCGGGACGGGGGTGGGACAGTTCTGGCGGTCGCGGGCAATTCGAGTGCGCCGGTGCCGCTCAAGTGGTTCGTTCGCCGCGAGCCGTTCGCGTGCATCGCGCCGTCGCCGTCGTTCGACGAGGAGATCGTCCTGGCGGATAACCAGACGCTGGTGCTGCGGCACAGGTTCGTGTTCATCGACCGGCTGTGCGATCAGGACGAGCTTGAAGCATTGGGCGAGGAGTTCGCGCTATGA
- a CDS encoding TIGR03668 family PPOX class F420-dependent oxidoreductase: MKLDEADCRARVAAARVARLGTVGADLRPHVVPVTYAVHGDNLYVAVDQKPKSTTSLKRLRNIAAHERVAVLVDEYDEDWTHLWWVRADGVARVLDTDAAALELLVAKYPQYDADPPRGPVIAVRIDGWSGWAYRGEGD, encoded by the coding sequence GTGAAACTCGACGAGGCGGACTGCAGGGCTCGGGTCGCGGCGGCTCGAGTCGCGCGGTTGGGGACGGTCGGAGCCGATCTGCGGCCGCATGTCGTGCCGGTGACGTACGCCGTGCACGGTGACAACCTGTACGTCGCGGTCGACCAGAAGCCGAAGTCGACGACCTCGTTGAAGCGGCTCCGGAACATCGCCGCGCACGAGCGGGTCGCCGTACTGGTGGACGAGTACGACGAGGACTGGACGCATCTGTGGTGGGTCCGTGCCGACGGCGTCGCGCGGGTGCTCGACACGGATGCGGCGGCGCTGGAGCTGCTGGTGGCGAAGTACCCGCAGTACGACGCGGACCCGCCGCGGGGTCCGGTGATCGCGGTCCGGATCGACGGCTGGTCGGGGTGGGCGTACCGAGGCGAGGGGGACTGA
- a CDS encoding acyl-CoA dehydrogenase family protein, protein MINLEVPSKFRAFVNQAHQVAAEMLRPNSRRYDLAEHEYPVELDMLAAMVDGLGASGTSSGAGASGVRRTAAAEDGVVNGSNLSSVLSIMEMCWGDVGLLLSMPRQGLGNSAIASVASDEQLKRFEGVWAAMAITEPGCGSDSANIQTTARLDGDHYVLDGEKIFVTAGGRCDAVVVWATLDKSLGRAAIKSFVVMKDTPGMTVERLENKLGIRASDTATIRFENCRVPRENLLGTADIDKGFAGVMQTFDNTRPLVAAMAVGCARASLELTRDLLTEAGIQVDYDRPTHRQPAAAATFLSMEADWEAAYLLTLQAAWMADNSHPNSLQASMAKAKAGRVANDITLRCVELTSTLGYSEHELLEKWSRDSKILDIFEGTQQIQQLIVARRLLGKTSAELK, encoded by the coding sequence ATGATCAACCTCGAGGTGCCGTCGAAGTTCCGGGCCTTCGTCAACCAGGCGCACCAGGTCGCCGCCGAGATGCTCCGGCCGAACTCGCGGCGCTACGACCTGGCCGAGCACGAGTACCCGGTCGAGCTCGACATGCTGGCCGCGATGGTCGACGGATTGGGTGCCTCGGGCACCAGTTCCGGGGCCGGCGCGTCCGGCGTACGACGTACCGCCGCCGCTGAGGACGGTGTCGTCAACGGGTCGAACCTGTCGTCGGTGCTGTCGATCATGGAGATGTGCTGGGGCGACGTCGGGCTGCTGCTGTCGATGCCGCGGCAGGGCCTCGGGAACTCCGCGATCGCCTCCGTGGCGTCGGACGAGCAGCTCAAGCGCTTCGAGGGCGTGTGGGCCGCGATGGCGATCACCGAGCCCGGGTGCGGCTCGGACTCGGCCAACATCCAGACCACCGCGCGACTGGACGGCGACCACTACGTGCTGGACGGCGAGAAGATCTTCGTCACCGCGGGCGGCCGCTGCGACGCGGTCGTCGTCTGGGCCACCCTCGACAAGTCCCTCGGGCGGGCGGCGATCAAGTCGTTCGTGGTCATGAAGGACACGCCCGGCATGACGGTCGAACGCCTGGAGAACAAGCTCGGCATCCGCGCCTCCGACACGGCCACCATCCGCTTCGAGAACTGCCGCGTCCCCCGCGAGAACCTGCTCGGCACGGCGGACATCGACAAGGGCTTCGCCGGGGTGATGCAGACCTTCGACAACACGCGCCCTCTGGTCGCCGCGATGGCCGTGGGCTGCGCCCGCGCGTCCCTGGAACTCACGCGCGACCTGCTGACCGAGGCCGGCATCCAGGTCGACTACGACCGCCCCACCCACCGCCAGCCCGCGGCCGCCGCGACATTCCTGTCCATGGAAGCCGACTGGGAGGCTGCCTACCTCCTCACCCTCCAAGCCGCCTGGATGGCCGACAACTCGCACCCCAACTCCCTCCAAGCCTCCATGGCCAAGGCCAAGGCCGGCCGAGTCGCCAACGACATCACCCTCCGCTGCGTAGAACTGACCAGCACCCTCGGCTACTCCGAACACGAACTCCTCGAAAAGTGGTCGAGAGACTCGAAGATCCTCGACATCTTCGAAGGCACCCAACAGATCCAGCAGTTGATCGTCGCCCGCCGCTTGCTGGGAAAGACCTCCGCCGAGCTGAAGTAG
- a CDS encoding LacI family DNA-binding transcriptional regulator, with product MAGAGDQRITIREVARRAGVSHQTVSRYFTRIEGLKPATRQKIEAVVSELNYRPNLVARSMRAKRSGRLATILPSTPNLTHSDLLGTLSAIAQDEGYRLEVVTIVGDARVRADRVLELAISGGFEGILSLSPLPLDPARSPIPVVTTADYDDQMHTQGELADASVVRDIIEYLASLGHQHFFHIAGPQTYASARSRKLVYETTIKELGLRSDGVADGDWTGRSGYDAIQSLLATSRVTAVLAANDYAAMGAIRAALERGWRVPDDISVFGWDDFDMGRYSTPSLSTVAVDREALGREAIHKLIAAVRGDEPPESTHGPINRIIIRESVGPAPHPTRSGA from the coding sequence ATGGCCGGCGCCGGCGACCAACGCATTACGATCCGCGAGGTGGCGCGCCGGGCCGGCGTGTCCCATCAGACGGTGTCCCGCTACTTCACCCGGATCGAAGGGCTCAAGCCGGCCACCCGGCAGAAGATCGAGGCCGTCGTCTCCGAGCTGAACTACCGGCCGAACCTTGTGGCCCGCTCGATGCGCGCAAAACGCAGTGGCCGGCTCGCCACGATCCTGCCTTCCACGCCCAACCTGACGCATTCCGATCTGCTCGGCACCCTGTCCGCCATCGCTCAGGACGAGGGATACCGCCTGGAAGTCGTGACTATCGTCGGCGATGCCCGGGTCCGGGCTGACCGGGTGCTGGAACTCGCCATCAGCGGGGGCTTCGAGGGCATCCTCTCGCTCAGCCCACTTCCCCTGGACCCAGCGCGGTCCCCCATTCCGGTCGTGACCACTGCTGACTACGACGACCAGATGCACACCCAAGGCGAACTCGCGGACGCCTCAGTGGTCCGAGACATCATCGAATATCTGGCATCGCTCGGACATCAGCACTTCTTCCACATCGCCGGTCCACAGACCTACGCGTCGGCCCGCAGCCGGAAGCTGGTCTACGAAACCACCATCAAGGAGCTCGGGCTCAGGTCAGACGGTGTCGCGGACGGCGACTGGACGGGCCGGTCCGGGTACGACGCCATCCAATCACTGCTGGCCACTTCGAGGGTCACCGCTGTGCTGGCAGCCAACGACTATGCCGCGATGGGCGCCATCCGCGCGGCGCTCGAGCGGGGCTGGCGAGTTCCCGACGACATCAGCGTCTTCGGCTGGGACGACTTCGACATGGGCCGCTATTCGACCCCATCGCTGTCGACCGTCGCGGTCGATCGCGAAGCATTGGGTCGCGAAGCGATCCACAAGCTCATCGCCGCTGTCCGTGGTGACGAGCCGCCGGAAAGCACGCACGGCCCGATCAACCGCATCATCATCCGCGAATCGGTCGGGCCGGCGCCGCACCCGACGCGGTCCGGGGCGTAA